The following DNA comes from Desulfobaculum bizertense DSM 18034.
AAGGGGGATTTTTTGTGCTTTGTTGGCCCAAAAAAAAGAGCGCAGACCCAGAGTTGGCGCCTGCGCTCTTGATTTATCCGAGCTACATGTCCATGCCGCCAGTCAAACCAATGGACTGGAGGAAAGGCACATCTTCGGTCCAGCCTCTGCGGGTACGGACCCACAGCTCCAGGTGCACCTTGGTGCCGAGCAGCTGTTTCAGGTCCAGTCGCGCATCGTGACCGATTTTTTTCAAATTCTGTCCACCCTTGCCAATCACCATTGCTTTGTGGTTATCACGGGCAACGTAGATGGCGGCAGAGATGGTGGTCATCTTTTCTGTCTCTTCCCAGTCCTCAATTTCTACTGCTGTGGTATAAGGAAGTTCGTTGCGAAGGCCGACAAAAAGCTTTTCGCGGACGATTTCCGCAGCCATGAAACGCAGCGGGACTGTAGACAGCTGATCTTCGGGGAACATGGCAGGGCATTCAGGAAGGTGCTGCTTGACGCTTTCGAGCAGGCGGTCTACCCCTTCACCCTTGGCAGCACTGATGGGAAGTATTTCTGCATTAGGCCATGTTTTAGTGAAGTACTGAATAAGTGGCAGGATGTTTTTCTTGTCTTTAATGACGTCAGTCTTGTTGAGTGCAATATACACCGGCAAGTCTGTGGTTGCCACTTTTTTGAGCAAGGGCTGAAGTTCCTTGTCCAAGAGGTGCGGCTTCTGGGTATACAGATACGCATCAACAAGCACGACCATGACATCTGCGGATTCTGCTGCATTCCATGCGGCCTGAAGCAGATAGCGGTTCATCTTGCCACGCAGGCGATGCACTCCGGGAGTGTCCAGAAACATAATCTGGGCGTCATCTTCGGTGAGGATGCCTGTAATCTGGTTACGGG
Coding sequences within:
- the era gene encoding GTPase Era codes for the protein MTHRFGTVVLLGPPNAGKSTLLNKVLGQKVAIVSSKPQTTRNQITGILTEDDAQIMFLDTPGVHRLRGKMNRYLLQAAWNAAESADVMVVLVDAYLYTQKPHLLDKELQPLLKKVATTDLPVYIALNKTDVIKDKKNILPLIQYFTKTWPNAEILPISAAKGEGVDRLLESVKQHLPECPAMFPEDQLSTVPLRFMAAEIVREKLFVGLRNELPYTTAVEIEDWEETEKMTTISAAIYVARDNHKAMVIGKGGQNLKKIGHDARLDLKQLLGTKVHLELWVRTRRGWTEDVPFLQSIGLTGGMDM